The genomic window TTCGAGAAAAGGGGAAAGCTATTGACCCCTTGGATAAAATAACTAATAACCAGGGTACCATTTAAGGTGTAAAATGAAAATCGCTGAGTTATGGGGAGTAAAAATAATTATTAATGATTTTTTTCTGCTTTTAATTTTGGCCTACGGAATGCTTGGAGTATTGCCGCAGGTATTTATTATTTTTACCCTAATATTAATTCATGAAATGGCTCATATTAGGGTTGCGGTTCAGGCAGGAATAAAAGTTAAGGAAATTGAGCTCTACCCTTTCGGAGGCGTTGCTCGAGTTGAGGGAGTACTACAAAGCAACCCTCAACTGGAAATGAGAGTTGCTCTTGCCGGCCCCTTTATGAATTTTTTATTGTGGACTTTAGGCTTTATTATCCATAGTAATTTTCATTGGCAAGGAAGTTTGTACCACTGTTTTATGCAGGCCAATTTAACTATGGGATTGTTCAACCTTCTTCCGGTATTACCTTTAGACGGGGGCAGGATTTTAAGAGCATACTGGGCTAAAAAAAGTGGGGATTTACAAAAGGCTACCTGGCAAGTTGCTCTTTGGGGAAAGTACTGCGCCGCAGCTTTAATTATAGGTGGTTTAATTAGTTTTGCATTACACTATACTGACCTAATGGCTGTTATTACAGCACTTTTCATTTTTATTGCTTCCCGCAAGGAAGAGGAGGCATCCCAATACATTTTCCTGCGCTTTTTGCTGAGAAAAAACCAGGAAATCAGCAGCAAAGGATTACTGCCTCTTAAATGTTTTAGTGCTTTAGATACTTTACAAATAAAGGAAATAATTACAAAATTCAGTCCAAATATGTATCATCTAGTTATTGTTTTAGATAAAAAGGGAAATTTTAAAGCTAGGATAACAGAACATGAGCTGTTAAGAGCTTTTTTTCAATTAGGTGGTTCCTGTACTTTGGGAAAAATGATCCAAGGCTAGTAATTTGACAATAGAATTATTATGCTTAGAATAAAGGGAAAAATAGTATTGTGTAGAAATATTTATATTTTACGTACTAACAAGTTTATTGAGATAGCGGAGGATAAAAATGCGGCAACTAGTCGAAGAACAATTACTGCCAAGGGTAACAAAACCAATACGTTATCAGGGCAATGAATGGAATTCTATCCATAAAGATTGGTCGGAAATAAAAGTTCGTCTTGCTTTTGCTTTCCCAGATTTA from Bacillota bacterium LX-D includes these protein-coding regions:
- a CDS encoding M50 family metallopeptidase; the encoded protein is MKIAELWGVKIIINDFFLLLILAYGMLGVLPQVFIIFTLILIHEMAHIRVAVQAGIKVKEIELYPFGGVARVEGVLQSNPQLEMRVALAGPFMNFLLWTLGFIIHSNFHWQGSLYHCFMQANLTMGLFNLLPVLPLDGGRILRAYWAKKSGDLQKATWQVALWGKYCAAALIIGGLISFALHYTDLMAVITALFIFIASRKEEEASQYIFLRFLLRKNQEISSKGLLPLKCFSALDTLQIKEIITKFSPNMYHLVIVLDKKGNFKARITEHELLRAFFQLGGSCTLGKMIQG